A stretch of the Aspergillus puulaauensis MK2 DNA, chromosome 6, nearly complete sequence genome encodes the following:
- a CDS encoding uncharacterized protein (COG:S;~EggNog:ENOG410PRR3;~InterPro:IPR036864,IPR001138;~PFAM:PF00172;~go_function: GO:0000981 - DNA-binding transcription factor activity, RNA polymerase II-specific [Evidence IEA];~go_function: GO:0008270 - zinc ion binding [Evidence IEA];~go_process: GO:0006355 - regulation of transcription, DNA-templated [Evidence IEA]), with product MSSQRPTARTSCRRCQLKKTKCNKVEPRCDKCEAVGAECIYVPRKSRPKRPWAVDDQNILSSILRRLDRLEGHCELDRLRDDCTYARSMSVSSTSSGLEGPAHAGLNSAHGNEFCDRDARGTIRGLWNQFKDPATRPQALSGIFCHLRPLEMHFLQCEKFENAVDAAIEDLGSFTDYTALGSATDNPMVPRDLARKWVKKYHDCRQVNGPRTHLDKDFLMALPDLLETRHVQIDNTARIIYYNTLLHGSMLDHEDFPTKRGIVNRISESCIRIGASWLELAGSTAADLSAACIMVSLALEEAEFELAWKALIHACSVARTLGYFWVDGNNPTQQDNEVLDRSEVDRNRERFEFWHLLRMDCMFRLSFGKPALIPAGSWAVNFPDPTITGIDEPDMHFVQIHFLASMRQTLVMLRYLDHVDLGGGALDEKTAGDLAMEIHMTIRTWKPDELLSMTTNHVDSWFALDILLGAYKLLIILDLHINNYQHDRLSPTSVDLARRSLELFRTFVGSSSHAHWGTSLVLLHQFIPLLILSTHVIQSLEANADLELVDWVRSFLERTAQERVKLRPVVYTLIAMAVACEKATMPVVDD from the exons ATGAGCTCTCAGCGCCCCACAGCGCGAACATCA tgccgccgctgccagTTAAAAAAG ACAAAATGCAACAAAGTTGAACCCCGATGCGACAAATGCGAAGCCGTAGGCGCAGAATGCATCTATGTACCACGGAAGTCTCGGCCCAAGAGGCCATG GGCAGTTGACGATCAGAATATCTTAAGCAGTATTCTGAGACGGCTGGACCGTCTGGAAGGCCACTGTGAGCTGGATCGCCTACGAGATGACTGTACATATGCTCGTTCAATGTCTGTATCTTCTACCAGTTCGGGCTTGGAAGGTCCCGCCCATGCAGGTTTAAACTCGGCACATGGGAATGAATTCTGTGATCGTGATGCACGAGGGACGATACGCGGGTTATGGAATCAATTTAAGGATCCAGCGACACGTCCCCAAGCCCTGTCCGGCATCTTTTGTCATCTCAGACCCTTGGAAATGCACTTTCTACAATGCGAAAAGTTTGAGAACGCTGTAGACGCGGCAATCGAAGATCTTGGCTCTTTTACTGATTATACAGCGCTGGGGTCAGCGACAGACAACCCTATGGTCCCTAGGGATCTGGCACGGAAATGGGTAAAAA AATATCACGACTGCCGCCAGGTCAATGGGCCCCGGACACATCTCGATAAGGACTTCCTAATGGCCTTGCCTGATTTATTGGAAACGCGACACGTCCAAATAGATAACACCGCGCgtataatctattataacACTCTTCTACACGGAAGCATGTTAGATCATGAGGACTTCCCAACTAAGCGTGGGATTGTCAATCGCATCTCTGAGTCGTGCATCAGGATAGGAGCCAGTTGGCTTGAGCTAGCAGGGAGCACTGCTGCAGATCTGTCTGCGGCATGCATTATG GTATCGTTGGCCCTCGAGGAGGCTGAATTTGAACTGGCCTGGAAAGCCCTCATCCATGCATGCTCTGTTGCCCGAACACTGGGTTATTTCTGGGTTGACGGCAATAATCCGACTCAACAAGACAACGAAGTGTTGGATCGATCAGAGGTAGATAGAAACCGCGAGCGTTTCGAGTTCTGGCACCTCCTCCGGATGGACTGCATGTTCCGGCTCTCCTTCGGCAAACCGGCTCTCATCCCTGCAGGATCGTGGGCTGTGAACTTTCCTGATCCTACAATCACCGGTATTGACGAACCCGATATGCACTTTGTTCAAATTCACTTCCTTGCATCTATGCGCCAGACGCTCGTCATGCTCAGATACCTGGACCATGTCGATTTAGGGGGAGGGGCGTTAGATGAGAAGACGGCCGGTGATCTTGCCATGGAAATACATATGACTATCAGAACCTGGAAGCCG GACGAGCTCCTTAGCATGACTACCAACCACGTCGATTCCTGGTTCGCGCTGGATATTCTCTTAGGCGCCTACAAACTGCTTATCATTCTTGATCTGCACATCAATAACTACCAACATGACCGTTTGTCGCCTACTAGTGTTGATCTTGCTAGGCGCTCACTGGAACTGTTCCGGACCTTTGTgggatcttcttcacatGCGCACTGGGGGACTAG CcttgttcttctccatcaatTCATTCCACTCTTAATCTTATCCACCCATGTTATCCAGTCCCTTGAGGCCAATGCAGATCTTGAATTAGTGGATTGGGTCAGGAGCTTCCTTGAGAGAACGGCACAGGAGCGGGTTAAGCTGAGACCTGTGGTATATACATTGATAGCTATGGCCGTTGCTTGCGAGAAGGCGACAATGCCAGTGGTAGATgattag
- a CDS encoding uncharacterized protein (COG:S;~EggNog:ENOG410PVT3;~InterPro:IPR021842;~PFAM:PF11917) — protein MIQRWVTIDPEFIKGERYTDEKVTPKNWIPEQKMLRTNFVFYVMVAGIVDQAFRAIRTVDELLSTVPPKGRESWTLEWNDTEKNLPVLRMVTPDGPHPTRGLTFSSIHYQFTALAQREHFRDPLRIHGIRGRVAGTLDSKASEAIRSQALDHQNPNTYMKYQSKFKRANIQACYWNLEPDYECLEIEESMTHHRDPNAPQKLDAAALAEFENDQEMMALYERIDMLTERINRRPGEQPDLANEREKLYTKAAKKRRSKIKKFINTWWKSSYDEYIAGSNLTERDSTSLFSIYAKYMPERLRLRDNLFTETPINSEIGRQCMLDMFRYPKSV, from the exons ATGATTCAGCGATGGGTTACTATAGATCCAGAATTTATCAAAGGCGAACGCTACACTGATGAGAAGGTTAC TCCAAAGAACTGGATCCCGGAACAAAAGATGCTCAGGACAAACTTTGTCTTCTATGTCATGGTTGCAGGCATAGTAGACCAGGCCTTTAGAGCAATTCGCACTGTGGATGAACTCCTATCCACTGTTCCTCCCAAAGGGCGAGAGTCATGGACTCTTGAATGGAATGATACTGAAAAGAACTTGCCAGTACTTCGTATGGTGACTCCTGATGGTCCTCATCCCACTCGCGGCTTGACCTTTTCATCTATACACTATCAATTTACAGCCCTAGCGCAACGGGAACATTTCCGGGACCCGCTAAGGATTCATGGAATTCGAGGCAGGGTAGCAGGTACTCTTGATT cAAAGGCATCTGAGGCAATCCGCAGCCAGGCATTGGATCATCAGAATCCAAATACTTACATGAAGTATCAATCGAAATTCAAACGTGCCAACATACAAGCATGTTACTGGAACTTGGAGCCCGACTACGAATGCTTGGAGATCGAAGAGAGCATGACTCACCACCGTGATCCTAACGCACCCCAAAAGCTCGATGCGGCTGCTCTTGCGGAGTTCGAGAATGATCAAGAAATGATGGCTCTATACGAGAGGATCGACATGTTGACGGAAAGAATAAATCGACGGCCAGGAGAGCAGCCCGATCTTGCAAATGAACGAGAAAAGCTGTACACCAAAGCAGCCAAGAAACGCCGCAGCAAGATAAAGAAGTTCATTAATACCTGGTGGAAGTCATCCTATGATGAGTACATTGCTGGAAGCAATCTCACAGAGCGTGATTCAACAAGTCTATTTTCCATCTACGCCAAATACATGCCGGAAAGACTACGTTTGCGGGATAACCTTTTCACCGAAACACCAATCAATAGTGAGATCGGACGACAGTGCATGCTGGATATG TTTCGATATCCAAAGTCGGTCTAA
- a CDS encoding uncharacterized protein (SECRETED:SignalP(1-18)) — MRFITLALAALFAGLVSAEDCVKGHTECGAGPAAANTIMVCGEDGIPTPVTTCTNGQTCQNVGPNNGPTCA, encoded by the exons ATGCGTTTCATCactctcgccctcgccgctCTCTTCGCCGGCCTTGTCTCCGCTGAAGACTGCGTTAAAGGCCATACCGAGTGTGGTGCTGGCC CAGCCGCTGCCAACACCATCATGGTCTGCGGTGAAGACGGCATTCCCACCCCCGTCACTACCTGCACCAACGGCCAGACATGCCAGAACGTTGGCCCCAACAACGGACCTACCTGTGCTTAA
- a CDS encoding uncharacterized protein (COG:C;~EggNog:ENOG410Q1YF;~InterPro:IPR018108,IPR023395;~PFAM:PF00153), which produces MSKIATPADEVSRAKQPVTKTPSSSLIFFISGATAGGVESTITYPFEYAKTHSQLRAQHVSQATKAPNNTLRTITSLVQIRGIASIYTGCGSLAAGTMLKAGVRFFFYDNIKQALSAPALGIPSFVQGILAGMAAGAAESVLAVTPSERIKTVLIDHARGECQSRRLSGGGQAVRVLLAEQGIRGLYKGLVPTTVKQSATSAVRMGSYNMLKDLRRAYNINENGITTFLMGAIAGTLTVYTTQPFDSVKTRAQGLGGTGMSAALKGILADHGVKGLWRGSTMRLGRLLLSGGIVFSVYEKVRGGLEGLFL; this is translated from the exons ATGAGTAAGATCGCCACCCCTGCGGATGAAGTGTCGCGGGCAAAGCAGCCAGTCACG AAAACCCCGTCCTCCTCCctgatcttcttcatttccggCGCAACAGCAGGCGGCGTCGAGTCCACTATCACC TACCCCTTCGAATACGCCAAAACCCACTCCCAACTCCGGGCCCAGCATGTCTCGCAAGCGACAAAAGCTCCCAACAACACCCTCCGCACAATTACTTCCCTCGTCCAAATCCGCGGGATAGCATCCATATACACGGGCTGCGGCTCGCTCGCCGCAGGCACAATGCTCAAAGCCGGCGTGCGATTCTTCTTCTACGATAATATCAAGCAGGCGCTTTCGGCGCCTGCACTCGGAATCCCGAGTTTCGTACAGGGCATCTTGGCGGGCATGGCTGCTGGCGCGGCGGAGAGTGTGCTGGCTGTTACGCCGAGTGAGCGGATTAAAACGGTGTTGATAGATCATGCGAGGGGCGAGTGCCAGAGTCGACGATTGAGTGGTGGAGGACAGGCTGTTCGGGTTCTACTCGCTGAGCAAGGAATACGAGGTTTATATAAGGGCCTCGTCCCGACGACTGTGAAACAGTCTGCGACGTCCGCGGTGCGGATGGGGAGTTATAACATGCTCAAAGACCTTCGTCGGGCATACAATATCAACGAAAATGGGATCACGACGTTCCTGATGGGCGCGATTGCGGGGACACTCACGGTATATACAACGCAGCCGTTTGACTCGGTGAAGACGCGGGCGCAAGGTTTAGGGGGCACGGGAATGAGTGCGGCTCTGAAGGGTATTCTGGCCGATCATGGGGTTAAGGGGTTGTGGAGGGGGAGTACCATGCGGTTGGGGAGGTTGCTACTTAGTGGCGGGATTGTGTTTTCGGTCTATGAGAAGGTGAGGGGCGGGTTGGAGGGATTGtttttatag
- a CDS encoding uncharacterized protein (COG:S;~EggNog:ENOG410PQ0N;~InterPro:IPR036291,IPR002347;~go_process: GO:0055114 - oxidation-reduction process [Evidence IEA]): MVLYTTVQSSNNQISTSLPPDLVAVFAGGTSGIGEYTLKVFAEHAMSPHVYFIGRSQEAGDRIARECKGICPKGEFVFLKADLILMKEVDRVCEEIRSREKSVNFLFLTQGAMTPVVDKKGLGMMARLPGCGSIR, translated from the exons ATGGTCCTCTACACTACAGTCCAGTCCTCTAACAACCAAATATCCACCTCCCTCCCGCCAGACCTCGTTGCCGTCTTCGCCGGCGGGACCAGCGGGATCGGTGAATACACGCTGAAAGTGTTCGCCGAGCATGCGATGTCCCCGCATGTATATTTCATTGGGCGCTCGCAGGAGGCAGGAGATCGGATTGCAAGGGAGTGTAAGGGGATTTGTCCAAAGGGGGAGTTTGTCTTCCTCAAGGCggatttaatattaatgaAGGAGGTGGATCGGGTCTGTGAGGAGATCAGGAGCAGGGAGAAGAGTGTGAATTTTCTATTTCTGACTCAAGGGGCGATGACTCCCGTTGTTG ATAAGAAGGGTTTAGGAATGATGGCACGGCTGCCCGGCTGTGGGAGCATACGCTGA
- a CDS encoding kinesin family protein (COG:Z;~EggNog:ENOG410PVJA;~InterPro:IPR019821,IPR036961,IPR027417,IPR027640, IPR001752;~PFAM:PF00225;~go_function: GO:0003777 - microtubule motor activity [Evidence IEA];~go_function: GO:0005524 - ATP binding [Evidence IEA];~go_function: GO:0008017 - microtubule binding [Evidence IEA];~go_process: GO:0007018 - microtubule-based movement [Evidence IEA]), with translation MESSNVFVRWRPLPPTQLNTPEINPVHEKHRGSRVSISISTSPPSPANRAWKSGPVFTQVFEPTDGNKAVFNTVVAPILPQVLNGDSCSFFAYGHSGSGKSHTILGYDFEEPEDFGLCLAAARYLGEELKDSNNASHGGSASLELGIGLRMYELRGNTAFDLLNNHCKCYIRQGYDGQTHIRGETEVLDGGRVRVRPIVTKGCWSFDDFRRGVLRGLELRASGRSTVHDESSRTHAVLELEIVNRALLEAREAVVERESELVPVAKRATDIYIEEQMKGFVKTDDGKFVLNPEYKIDQGRIDDAEEKKAEFEKRVRDAEEHIGHVFRSSGQICLGGKLVFVDLAGAEYYHGSSLSTHGSRPLPSPQEQKEGRQINTDLLALKEVIRARASKKPRIPYRSSPLTMVLRGHFEARGCKGSYSAVILTASPAADQYAATANTLKYGNLVGMAGVEETDRTV, from the coding sequence ATGGAGTCGTCCAATGTCTTTGTTAGATGGCGACCACTCCCCCCTACGCAGCTGAACACGCCAGAAATCAACCCAGTGCACGAGAAGCACCGCGGCTCTCGCGtatccatctccatctccacctccCCGCCCTCGCCAGCGAATCGCGCCTGGAAAAGCGGTCCCGTATTCACTCAAGTCTTCGAACCCACGGACGGCAACAAGGCCGTGTTCAACACCGTCGTGGCCCCTATCCTCCCTCAAGTCCTAAACGGGGActcctgcagcttcttcgcCTATGGACACTCCGGGAGCGGGAAGTCGCATACAATACTTGGGTATGATTTTGAGGAGCCCGAAGATTTCGGGCTATgtcttgctgctgcgaggTATCTTGGTGAGGAACTCAAGGATTCCAATAATGCAAGCCACGGAGGTTCCGCTAGTTTAGAGCTGGGAATTGGGTTGCGCATGTACGAGCTGCGTGGAAATACGGCATTCGATCTACTGAATAACCACTGCAAGTGCTATATCCGGCAGGGGTATGATGGTCAGACACATATCCGCGGTGAGACCGAGGTTCTTGACGGGGGACGCGTTAGGGTCCGGCCGATTGTGACGAAGGGGTGTTGGAGCTTTGATGATTTTCGACGCGGAGTATTGCGTGGTCTGGAGCTGAGAGCCAGCGGAAGGTCAACTGTTCATGACGAGAGTTCGCGTACGCATGCGGTTCTGGAGCTTGAGATTGTGAATAGGGCGTTGCTTGAGGCGAGGGAGGCGGTGGTTGAGCGGGAGTCGGAGTTGGTTCCTGTTGCGAAGCGGGCGACGGATATTTATATCGAAGAGCAGATGAAGGGGTTTGTGAAGACTGATGATGGGAAGTTTGTTCTGAATCCGGAGTATAAGATTGACCAGGGACGGATTGATGacgcggaagagaagaaagccgaGTTCGAGAAGCGTGTCAGGGATGCAGAGGAGCATATTGGTCATGTTTTCCGCTCCTCTGGCCAGATATGCCTTGGGGGGAAGTTGGTATTCGTTGACTTGGCTGGAGCCGAGTATTATCATGGTAGCTCGCTGTCTACACATGGTTCACGACCTCTGCCCAGTCCGCAGGAGCAGAAGGAGGGCCGGCAGATCAATACCGACCTTCTCGCTCTGAAAGAAGTTATCCGCGCGAGGGCCTCGAAGAAGCCTCGTATTCCATATCGGTCATCGCCTCTGACGATGGTCCTGCGTGGCCATTTCGAGGCGCGTGGTTGCAAGGGAAGCTATTCCGCGGTGATTCTGACAGCCTCACCGGCAGCAGACCAGTATGCCGCTACTGCAAATACGTTGAAGTATGGAAACCTGGTTGGTATGGCTGGGGTAGAAGAAACAGACCGTACGGTGTGA
- a CDS encoding uncharacterized protein (COG:G;~EggNog:ENOG410PM2U;~InterPro:IPR005829,IPR005828,IPR003663,IPR036259, IPR020846;~PFAM:PF00083,PF07690;~TransMembrane:12 (i12-45o57-79i91-111o117-134i146-166o178-199i270-290o302-321i333-355o367-392i404-424o430-450i);~go_component: GO:0016020 - membrane [Evidence IEA];~go_component: GO:0016021 - integral component of membrane [Evidence IEA];~go_function: GO:0022857 - transmembrane transporter activity [Evidence IEA];~go_process: GO:0055085 - transmembrane transport [Evidence IEA]), giving the protein MVSGGKANRYNFLIAFFVTLGSFTYGYNSSVTAGVIGLPSFFAYLDITPSTTQGDSIIGAINGVYLAGGAIGCWTLAWLADTIGRQRTIQIVCVICVISAAIQAGSVHVAMFLVGRLVNGFGVGLMNSVIPLFQSEISPAAQRGRLVGFHGFILVAGYSCGGWTTFGTYHTTNTALQWRLPLALQILAPLLLLCGSPWIPESPRWLVSRGHGEKGLKILEDLHRTPDDPDATGAHMEYEQIKAQVALEAEEKLGSLLECLQKPHIRKRMILGFLVQWYLQSTGVLVVFNYQTLLYANLGVTGSIPLLLLALYNLIAAIFNLCNALALDRFGRIRIITIGVVGCIVVLSIYTALVAEYASTDNHVGNAFAILCLFLFAVFYGGCLDASSYVYVSEIFPNSVRAHGVGFSISGLFLSNILYTQVAPTALSHVGWRFFLLFILLPAAGLYPFLRYCPETKLLSLEELAGAFGDPVTMERDSESEKREAVAEHCEGIGSV; this is encoded by the exons ATGGTTTCCGGCGGAAAAGCAAATCGCTACAACTTCCtcattgccttcttcgtCACCCTGGGCTCCTTCACCTATGGCTACAACTCCTCCGTGACCGCTGGTGTCATTGGCCTGCCCTCGTTCTTCGCCTATCTCGACATCACCCCGTCCACAACCCAGGGAGATTCAATTATCGGCG CCATCAACGGAGTCTACCTCGCGGGCGGCGCAATCGGCTGCTGGACGTTAGCCTGGCTCGCAGATACAATCGGTCGCCAGCGAACAATCCAGATCGTCTGCGTGATTTGCGTCATCTCTGCTGCGATTCAGGCTGGATCGGTGCACGTGGCCATGTTTCTGGTCGGCAGGCTCGTAAACGGTTTTGGTGTGGGCTTGATGAACAGTGTCATTCCTCTCTTTCAGTCTGAGATTTCCCCGGCTGCGCAGCGCGGACGGCTTGTTGGGTTTCATGGGTTTATTCTTGTCGCAGGCTAC AGTTGCGGCGGCTGGACCACGTTCGGAACCTACCATACGACCAATACGGCACTCCAATGGCGGCTGCCCCTTGCGCTGCAGATCCTCGCGCCCCTGCTTCTTCTATGTGGGAGCCCCTGGATCCCCGAGTCCCCCCGGTGGCTCGTGAGTCGTGGGCACGGCGAAAAGG GCCTGAAAATCCTCGAGGATTTGCATCGCACACCAGACGATCCCGACGCAACGGGCGCCCACATGGAGTACGAGCAGATCAAAGCCCAAGTCGCActcgaagcagaagagaagCTCGGTAGTCTGCTCGAGTGTCTTCAGAAGCCGCATATCCGGAAGCGCATGATACTTGGTTTTCTCGTGCAGTGGTATCTGCAGAGTACAGGGGTTCTTGTTGTATTCAATTACCAG ACTCTCCTCTACGCTAATCTGGGTGTGACGGGCTCaattcccctcctcctcctcgctctatACAATCTAATCGCGGCAATATTCAACCTCTGCAACGCACTCGCACTCGACCGGTTTGGAAGGATCCGTATCATTACGATAGGCGTC GTTGGCTGCATCGTCGTCCTAAGCATCTACACAGCCCTAGTTGCGGAATACGCCTCGACAGACAATCACGTCGGCAATGCATTTGCAATCCTGTGCCTTTTCCTGTTTGCCGTCTTCTACGGCGGCTGCCTCGACGCGTCCAGCTACGTGTACGTCTCGGAGATCTTCCCCAACTCGGTGCGCGCGCACGGGGTCGGGTTTTCGATCAGTGGGCTGTTTTTGTCGAATATCC TGTACACGCAAGTGGCGCCAACGGCCCTCAGCCACGTCGGGTGGCGGTTCTTCTTGCTATTCATTTTGTTACCTGCCGCGGGCCTGTATCCGTTCTTAAGGTACTGCCCCGAGACGAAGTTGCTTTCGTTGGAAGAG CTCGCAGGGGCTTTCGGCGATCCGGTCACTATGGAGAGAGacagcgagagcgagaagagagaggcGGTTGCGGAGCACTGCGAGGGGATTGGCAGTGTGTAG
- a CDS encoding NAD-dependent succinate-semialdehyde dehydrogenase (COG:E;~EggNog:ENOG410Q5J0;~InterPro:IPR015590,IPR029510,IPR016160,IPR016161, IPR016162,IPR016163;~PFAM:PF00171;~go_function: GO:0016491 - oxidoreductase activity [Evidence IEA];~go_function: GO:0016620 - oxidoreductase activity, acting on the aldehyde or oxo group of donors, NAD or NADP as acceptor [Evidence IEA];~go_process: GO:0055114 - oxidation-reduction process [Evidence IEA]) codes for MAEILFKSIPYTFKDPSLLDTRAFIGGQWVPASSGETFPVYDPSDNANIWDVADLNCDDTRRAIEAAQTAFKTYRKTSHRERRWLIRRWADLIKANADDLAAICTLELGKPFKESLVTVKYGCDFLDWFESAIERHYGETIPAAKGDNRIFTIRQPQGVVVAITPWNSPIAMVTRKVGAAIAAGNTVVCKPAPETPLCAIAVAKLFERAGGPAGVLNILTASAARAPEVGREFTDNKQVRHLSFTGSTAIGRYLHAECAKSFKKTSMELGGNAPFIVFGDADLAKAAEGVIASKFRSSGQTCVCANRMFVHASVIDAFAGLLSQKVQETFHIGSVWDPKCNFGPLYSPKAFEKINAQIQDARDGGATIVLGGSAASTTKYGPNFFPPTIIKGARPEMLFMKQETFGPVAFLVPFDTDQEAINLANNTDSGLAAYFYTEDISRVWRVSEELEAGMVGVRVGLISACEQPFGGIKDSGTGREGGKDALDEYTEVKSVTVGV; via the exons ATGGCCGAAATCCTGTTTAAGAGTATCCCCTACACT TTCAAAGACCCCTCCCTCCTGGACACGCGCGCGTTCATCGGCGGACAATGGGTCCCTGCGTCTAGCGGCGAGACATTCCCCGTTTACG ACCCCTCCGATAACGCAAATATCTGGGACGTCGCGGATCTAAACTGCGACGACACGCGACGAGCCATCGAAGCTGCACAAACGGCCTTCAAAACCTACCGCAAAACCTCCCACCGAGAGCGCCGCTGGCTGATCCGGCGCTGGGCCGATCTCATCAAAGCCAACGCAGATGACCTCGCGGCAATATGTACGCTCGAGCTAGGGAAGCCCTTTAAGGAGTCTCTGGTGACAGTCAAG TACGGCTGCGACTTCCTGGACTGGTTCGAGTCCGCGATCGAGCGACACTACGGCGAAACCATCCCGGCCGCCAAAGGCGACAACCGGATCTTCACGATCCGCCAGCCGCAGGgggtcgtcgtcgccattACACCCTGGAACTCGCCCATCGCGATGGTTACCCGCAAGGTCGGGGCGGCAATCGCGGCGGGCAATACCGTCGTGTGTAAGCCGGCGCCCGAGACACCGCTGTGCGCGATTGCAGTGGCCAAGTTGTTTGAGCGAGCGGGTGGGCCAGCCGGGGTGCTGAATATCCTCAcggcttcggcggcgagaGCGCCTGAGGTTGGGAGGGAATTTACGGACAATAAGCAGGTGCGGCATCTTAGCTTCACGGGGTCGACGGCTATCGGGCGCTATCTGCATGCTGAATGTgcgaagagcttcaagaaGACGAGTATGGAGCTTGGCGGGAATGCGCCGTTTATTGTCTTTGGCGATGCTGATTTGGCAAAGGCCGCGGAGG GAGTGATCGCGTCCAAGTTCCGCTCATCCGGCCAGACATGCGTGTGTGCGAACCGGATGTTTGTCCACGCCTCGGTCATTGATGCATTCGCAGGCCTCTTATCCCAGAAGGTCCAAGAGACGTTTCACATCGGGTCTGTCTGGGACCCCAAATGCAACTTCGGCCCCTTGTATTCCCCCAAAGCGTTTGAGAAGATCAACGCGCAGATACAAGACGCGAGAGACGGAGGAGCAACTATCGTACTCGGTGGAAGTGCTGCCAGCACCACTAAGTATGGCCCAAACTTCTTCCCCCCGACGATCATCAAGGGTGCGCGGCCGGAGATGCTCTTCATGAAGCAGGAGACCTTTGGCCCGGTGGCGTTTCTAGTGCCCTTTGATACAGATCAAGAAGCAATTAACTTGGCGAACAACACGGATTCTGGCCTTGCGGCGTACTTTTATACCGAGGACATTTCGCGGGTGTGGAGGGTGagcgaggagctggaggcggGAATGGTTGGGGTTCGCGTTGGCTTGATCAGTGCGTGTGAGCAGCCATTTGGGGGCATCAAGGACAGTGGGACTGGCCGGGAGGGGGGCAAGGATGCACTGGATGAGTACACGGAGGTCAAGAGTGTGACTGTGGGGGTTTAA